CAGAGAAGGACGGTCGCGGCTCCGCCCCGAGTTCCCCATGGCACCCGCGCAGACAAGCCCTACGTCAGCGACGAAGtgagcgccggccgccgccgcgcccctcggCGTGTGGGCGGAGAGCGACGAGGCATGGGAGGCCGTAGCGGCGGCGAGAAGGAGAGCGGGGGAGTCGTGCGCGGTGCACGCAGCGGGGAACTGCCATGGCTGGAGTCGAGTTCCCTCGCGTCGAGTTTCGCCCGCCATgaacgccgccgtcgagcttcgcccgccatgAACGCCGCCGTTGAGCTCCCCCCACGGTCAATCTCCCACCTGCGTCTATTTCAATTCCATGCTTTTGCATCCAAACAAGAATTGGCTTTGAGCTACTTGCTAGGATTCCAATACTATGGCTGCTTTTGGTATTGGGCCAAATTCAATTCCAACCCTCTCAATATCTACATCCAAACGGAGCATAAAATAACAGTCACCACCTCCTGGCAACTCGGTTAGCAATATTTGGCAAAGTAACATTCACCTATACCAACAATCTAAAGTATCGTTCTAAATTAGCGTCTAAATTGCCCACTCCCACCATTCACTATTTAAAATGACCTAAATTAGCCCTTAGATCTGTCCCTAAATCATCCATATTCTTGATTAAAAAtatctcatatatatatatatatatatatatatatatatatatatatatatatatatatatatatgcctcaaaAGCTAACACAATTATTACACGTTTAAAATGGTCCCAGTGCCGTGCGGGAACATGAGAAGCAGCATGCTGATCATCAGGTTTGCCGGTCAGGGTTTATGTGATGTGTGAGCACATGCACACGCAGCGAGCAGCGATCATACGCGTTCAGTTTGAGTCCATATTTGGACCAGCAATGCATGGACCAAGCTAGTGGAGTAGCTGATGCGTGCAGAGACCACACCGAAGGTTTTGCATTCCGGACGGGGAGCATATCCCGTGCATGCCCCTCATGTCGCCGGGTCGTCGTCGGCGAGGGGCAAAGCGGCCGGCGATCATCCCTTGAACACGACACGCCGCAGCTTTTCAGAGCCCGGCCACCAATGGATCTTCTCCGGATGACGACGACGCACGCGTGTCGCCGGAACAGTAGCGACACAAACCTTTGAGCCGTTGGGCGTGCCGAAAACAGCGCTCATTACTGCCTGCGATGCTACGTGGCTAGCTGCAGGGTTTTCGCTTGCGTGCGCGCGAGAGCGCTCGACGCCCCGGCAAGGCGACAGGTTGCAGAAGCTTGCTTACCATGACTCTGAGCCAGCCTCTCGCCATGGCCTACTACGGGAGATGAACAAATACACGTGCTCTATGAGGAGGTCTCGATGTAAGCCGCCGAATTTGTGGCTACTTCATGGTTGTGCTATGTGCGGCCTAGCCTACTGACCAGGTGGCCCTTGTTTCAGTGAAGATTTTGTGGCTTTTTCATCACGCAttaaaaattacacccatccataaaagtttcgcaaataaatttcgtttagtaatTCATACATgcattcttttttttgaaaaaaaattcacggGAAAACCAAACAACACCGAGTTTGCATCCACGAAAGAGGTGGGATCAGAGGGAGCAGCAGGGTCTTGAAGCTTGGGCTGTAgtaaaatttgtccagagattCGGGccgtttttttatattttttaaaaataaaaatttcaaaaatatatgtccgttttgaaatatttcaaaaatataccccggtcgccctcgcCGACAGGCCCatagtttaattttttttcttcaaatttgcaacgaagtccttggagaaaaaaaaggccctgtcgccccccaacgggagcccacgggcgaccgccgctgggcccagcccacgggcggcaggggggcctgtcgcgcCCCCCGcaggcgacaggggggcctgtccccccccccccccccccccgcgggcgaccggggggcctgtccccccccccccccccccccccgcgcgggcgaccggggtatcccCTATAAAAGCtccagccctccccttccctcctcatttgagcccgaaaattccaccaaaaatccagaaaaaagagaggagtgaggagaaggaaagcggcgaagccctgccggattcagcacttgtgatctgcaggttagtacatttagtttatatattgttagatttaagtactacgtatttaaatatgagtaatttaagtaggggtgagtaatttaatttaattagtgctatagtagaaccatttaagtaggagttcaataatactttagtttgtagttacgtagtagtaaattagtttagaaaattagttctacgcatttattattacaattgcagtactattagagacgtgtttataaattaattatgatttagaatagaatttggcatatgcagtatagaatttgagtgtcatcacgtagttatgaatacttatacgttgtagttgaatttcatacttagtttttacggattattgaataaggtagtgaagtaaagagtataactcgataagtattatgtgatatacagatatgtcgagcaagatgcagtttcaagtattttatggtgaatacaatattatgtatgggccaattggagtagatctttctgcctttaagcgcacatctagtggcatagataaacctctggaaaggagttttggttccatatgtaagtggctgcagcgtgggttccatgttgatccgttgacacatgtgatcactgtccagtctcttgttaattgggaggtagaaagtgaattatgagaattaatgatgatacacagcactgatgactggcagaagtacatgcaagcagctctagagcgtgggtggcctctggccattcttgttcaaattcaggagaagacacaaaatgaaatccaacattgtgcagatcaaggaactccgagtattcgaagagagaccaataatgttgagcaagatgagtcagaagagacagagaaccaaaacatgggaccacagggccttgctgatgagggagaaaggatacatagcattgtggacgagatggaggcagaagaccaaaccgcaatagagatggaagaatatgaggactcatctgatgacgagcagtactcattgccaaaagagtggaaagagcatggttttggcagtcatgtcgcagaagatgtacgaaatcaggagtgagaGTAcggagggaatgaggtagtgcaaggtgcaacatatccaaacattgaagccgtaaaagatgctgtgagactatgggcaatctcattgaaacgagaattcagagtcgtaaagtctggcagtaaagaatatgaggtgaagtgtgtgaatgctggatgtccatggcgagtacatacattcaagggaaaatggaagtcaaactggaaaatTAAGAGCTCAAAATagatccctggaaaaaaaataaaggcccaggggcctgtcgcccccccaacgggcgacaggcccctgtcgcccgttgggggagcGACatggactttttttttcttttctccagtcgcccgttggggggggcgacagggactttttttttcttttctccagggacttcgttgcaaatttgaataaaaaaaattacactttagGGCTGTCGCCCTATGGCAAGGCGActggggtatatttttgaaatatttcaaaacggacatatatttttaaaatttttatttttaaaaaatatataaaagaaaaaaccgctagATTCGGCTCCTCTCCGGCCCAAGCCCAACGCCGCCCTGTTTTATGAAGATGGCAGCCGGGCAGGGGCTCTGCTGCCGCATTTGCTGCATGCCTGCGTCTTCAGCGTGTAGTGGTACTACTGTGCTGTTGTACGAGTAGTAAACCTGCCACTGCCCACTGGCTAGCATTTACCTCGTGGTGACTGCTGACGACTGAGCGAGAGAGCGCATTTCACCTCCTCAGCTACCCCCAAATCTGCGACGAAATTGATGCGTCCAGCTGTTGCCGTGGGCGAGCGAATTCAGCACTTGTCTGTTCTTCATTACAATCCTCAAGCCTTGTCTTGTCCAGTTAGTATATCCTGTATCCTGCTTCTGAAAGTTACCATGGTTTTCCATAATTCCTTGTTCACCCTGGCACTTAGACGCTACAGTTTTACCGACGACCGGGTGATAAAACCAtcaaaacttttgcacaaaaagacgaatgcatgcatgaagtactaaatgaagtttatttgcaaaacccttttaggaatgagtgtaatttttcgagacgaatctaatgagacaaaTTGCATCattattggctacagtgatgctacagtaaccgcgctcaatcattctctaatcatgcggtcaaagacctcattagttagagcaactgctacagtaccacagttgtgaagataattttataattagactttatttaataccactaattagtagtcaaagcatcgtttctctctcatcaaaacttttccacccttcatccaaacacggccattgCTCGGGAGCTAATCGCAGGAGGAGCGTCAATTGCTGGAGCTGAAAAGGGGGGAAGAAATTACTGTTCGTCATGCTGGAGCCATGAGCCCTCGTATGGCCTGCACTGGCCCTACGCGTACGGCCGCGCGCGTGGTCTGGAATCTGATCTCCTGCATGCCGCTGCTCTACCTCCACTGAATGCTTTGGTTGGCACCCGGGAGCTACAGCGGCGGCAGCCAATGCGTGGCAGGCGGAGCTTTATGCAGCACCGCCGGGATTCCCGGCATCGCCTTGAGCGACCTGTGGATGTGACCTCACGAGTTTACTACTCCCAGCTTGGCTCTTTGCTTGGATTCGATTCGGGCCTTGTTTaaatgtgtaaatttttgagtgTAAAGTACTGTACAATTTTCGTTTCTATTCGgtaattattattttgttatggattaattaggtttaaaaaattcatctcgtaaattatagacaaactgagtaattatttattttgtttagctatatttaatactttatataTGTATTGTAACATTCGAAGTGATGaaaaatcttataaaattttggaattttgaagacaAACAGAACCTCGATGCAGGCGACGCCTGGAACGGATCAGGTTTCAGATCATGATCATCCTTTGGTTGGCTTGGCTTGGGTAGGCttgggtcgcggcggcggcggcatcaatGTGCTCTGCCTCTGCTTGGCTCCTGCAAACTACTACGTACTACTGCAGCTCGGAGAGTTTCATTTCCTAGGCCTGGCTGGGCTATGGATATAGATGGCAGCTGAAAATTATCAAGCGGATAGCCTGGCCAGATGTGCATACAACATGGACACCCGGTGGGCTGCCTGGCCAGATGTGCATACAACATGGACACCCGGTGGGCTCTATATTATATTAGTAAACTAAATGGACTAGACCCGGTAGAACTGGGCCTGTTTAGACCCATGGGCTTGATGCCACCGCCGCTGTTCTATGTGGGCGGCTGGACCCGGACTCCCAGTGTGGGCTGCTTGGCTCAATCCAGGAAGATGACGGCCCATGAAGAAACGCGTTGCCACTTGACAACTGGCACCGAAGCTGAAACTCTCAACGCCAGGACAGCGCGGCGCACGGCTTCCGAGTGGCAGGCTCGTGGACGTGCTTTCGATATGAGAGAAGATCTGTTCTTCTCGAATCGGATAATGGAGACGGCGCCATGTGCATGCAACAAGTCGAATCAGCAACGGCTCGGAGGGGGATGCACTAGCTGATGATCGAGCTCGACTGATTGAACCGGTGAGCTGACAAGCACCTAACAACTCGGAGGCCTAAACCCAACCAACCCGTAACGGACTTTTACATCGTGGCTGGTTGGTTGCAATTACTAAACTAGTTTAGACCATGGACACCCTTTGTCTGACAACGACGGTGAGCGACCTCTGAGCACGATGGAGCAACGCGCGCACGGCACGGCCTGTCCATGTCCGTGGATGCGTAGAGTTGGACAATGGGATGCCAATTGGTGTTTTGAACTTGTGATTGTGCACGCTGAATcgaaaagaagaggaagatgtGCGTACGCCAGTTGCTGTAGGCTCTGCCAGATGCGGACAAGAACGGATAAGCCGCGTGGGAAAAATTAATCACCAGAGGAGAAGAAACCATCGGGAAATTCACGGCAGGAAAAAACAGGTATGGACGACTTTGACGACAGGTTTGGTGCCGATTGTCAGGTCAAGGTTATTAATCACCAAATTAACCGCCCATCTTCTCGATCGATCGCTGGTCGCTGCCGCTGTGGATTGGTTGGACCGGGATCAAGTAGGAGTAGTACGAGTCCAAGCACGCCTGCCTGCAGGTTGTTGTTGGAatgttggggcgggttgggttgaGTTGGGTCGTCGTCACGTACGGCACACGCGTAGAGATGCCGCACGGGACGGAATAATCTTCTCCGCTTTGGCGTGCTCGCCGATCCATCCGCGGAAAACTAACGGAGTGGTCGACCACGAACCAATGGAATGACCAGCCATTCTCGTCACGTTTCCTGTCCCAAAAAGGCGCCATCGATCTGCTGCGGAGCTATAAGTGGAGTGCTAGCTCGTGAACTCTGCACCCATTTGTTCCTGTACTGAGATGTTTAAGAATCGAATAAATGCACTCCATGACAGTTGCATTTGTTTTCAActactagtagtagtagtaggtcTTTGCTCTGTCAATTTCCTCCCGTGCGTGACGGCGTGACGCGCCGGCGCGTTCGTCACGGACGACCCGGTAAAACCATGGTGTATGCAACGGCACATGGCACACCAAGGTCGCCAAGTACTCCTACGCAGTGTTTTCCGAAGCGAAGCTTCGGTGGAGTAGAGTTTTGTTCTGGGCAACACGCGCGGGGCCCACAGACGGAGAGGACCGGCGGCACGGAAACCCTGCCCGAGCGGCTCGAAAAGCCACCCGTCCGCGCACCAACCCCCACCCTGGCCCCACCGAATCATGGACCAGATGCCGTAAACCCAACTCATGCATTCacgctgtgtttagttccgtttttcaaaaattttggaaaccGAATCTTGACATTtaaaagtactaaataaaatttatttataatttttttacatggatgggttctaaatcgcgagatgaatctaacgagtctaattaattcatcattagagattatttactgtagcacaacgTTGTCCAATCATgacctaattaggtttaaaagattcgtctcgaaattaCACCTGGGGTTATGAAATAAGTTTTGTCAATTATTCACACTTAAAATttctaattaatggtcaaacgTTCGAAATTGCTGTAGcgcagaattttttttgaaactttaagaggaactaaacaaaaaaaactccTCATCCATTGCAGATGCGGGCAACCCGAGCGTGACGGCAGATACCCCGCTCCGGGCCCCGCCGCGCAGCCAGGGCCCAGGCCCAGTCGTGGTCGTGGCCGAACGGCAACGGGTCCAATCCCCCGGCCGGCTCGGACGGACGGTCCAACCCCACCACGTCCGAGGACTCGGCAAACGGCAACTGTTCTGCCCACGCCCTCTCAAATCTCCCACTCGCCGCGGGTCTGCCGCAGGCGTCTTCCCGAAGCCAACGCAACCGCTTCCTTCTCCGCCTCCTCTCCGCTCCCTTCCCCGCTCCCattccgccaccgccgctccacgCGAGTCCACAAGTaaagcggcggcgcgagcagccAGGAGCCGCGGTTCCTCGCGCGGAGGGGGTTGCGAAACCGAGCGCCGCAGGCGGCCGGCATTCCTGTGGTCCGGCGAGATGTTGGGGGAGCTCCTGTCGAAGATCCTGCTGTAAGTCCCAGCCGGAATTCCTCCCGCCCGAACGCTGCCGCCTCCTtcgccgggccggccggccggacggcccGTGCTCTGTTTTTGTTTTTGGCTCTTGCTGACGCGTGCTGATTCCGAAACCTGGTTCGCCGACGCCGGCCTGCGCGCAGGCTGCTCTTCGGGTACGCCATGCCGGCGTTCGAGTGCTTCAAGACGGTGGAGGCGCGCCCCAACGACGCGCCCATGCTCCGCTTCTGGTGCCAGTACTGGTGCGTCCCCTGCCTTATTCCCTCCCTCGGTCAACCGCCACCTTCCTCGGGGTGTCGAGTCGCAGACGGATTTCAATTCGTTTCCAATCGATCGACCATGCGTTTGCCGCTGCTGATTCCACGTCTGTCCCTCATCGGCCAGCTTGTGTGTTGCCATTAGCAATCGTGATTGCGTGCTTTCTCTTTACCCTTTAGGGATGTGGCGTGAGATTCAGTATTTGGGTAACGTGGTTTTAACTTTTAATTGATTTCATGATGCTGACTTTAGTTCGCCCACCTTTAACCTTTTGCTCCCTTACTAACATGGAGTGGTTTTTTAATGGGTGTCTATAGGCAAAAAGTTCATGCGAAATGATTGTGCCACCTCTATTTCTGCCTCCCTTTAGTTTTTCAGTTACAAACTATTACATTCGTTATGGTACCTTGATAGTTGGATGTTAGGTGGCTGTCAATCAGAGGGTTCTTGCCCATTCCGCAGCCTTATTGCTAATGATTGCCAGCTCTATGCTATTTTAGGATTCATAAAACTGGGCAAGTTCTGTTCCAGTTTCAGATTCCTGCCTCTGCCACCTAGAAATAGGCGCGAAGATAAAGCTGCCAAACATTAGATTAGAAATGCTTTATTAAGACTTCTGATTGGAAACTGATGCAGGTGATTagagccgggggggggggggggttggtttGCTGCTCTAGTTTTTACATCCTGTAGAAGCCTCAACTCAAAACGAGATTGGTTTGCTTCTCTGTGTGAAATGCatgtgtcggtaccccaggactggggtaccccctcttgctgtgtctaggcaaggatcttgtagttatccttaactacatccaaacagccggacccctgcggtccggagtcctgttctcccagcagcggcccggaccgttccacagttgggaaaggtccggagacaccacgtgtcctggaagaggcaggaactcgtgcgcaagcagccggggctccggacctcccaaggagaccggacccccgcagggtcccggacccctcatggggtcccggaccccctgtatagtaaccggacccctcactaagggaagagatcgacgccccgcgtcggggtggtccggggccgccacgtgtctgcaagacatggccgtttgggtttccataccaacgttcacccaccattgcatttattgcggtaggtgaacgtctgcattgatatgacagaagctgaggcgtttcattgaccaggggatactattgatcgcgtattaccaaggcagtggagccgctggcgccgcccatactgcgtctgccagatggatacgacggctcagcttcgcccattatgacgctacataatagcctcagcaggccacgccgcaagctacgctactccaacgggcgcctagctgacgggacaagaaaagacccccctgagtcaggagagcaacagtgtgcatatcggaggaaagattcgctaccactgtagccacagtcacgttgggcccacctgtcggggcaccaacgtcctatgtatccgctcccccttgatctataaaaggggggggggggcgccgctagaaaacctcaggctgggcaagagccaaggccagcagaggataggttcatacacaccaccaagaacaatacatctcccagtggacgtagggtattacgctccggcggcccgaaccactctaaatcgtgtgttcttgagtccctttctcagcgtagatccagccccatcgcctagtacttccccgagtactccctcactgggaataggcgggtgcgttccgccacccggctgtgggtacccctagaaccccCCAACAGCATGATAGATGAAACAATGCATGATCGGGGCGACCATCCAATGCACACTGGTGACTCGTGGGAAAAAATTTACTGACATTATTGCTACTATACTTTGCATCATTTATGATTTACTAATCACTAAATTAATTGCTATTTTGGTTATATTGCCTATGTCTGTGTTTACCCGGCCAAGTTTTAACAATATTTCTGTAATAAATGGCATGCTTTTTGAAATGTAATTGAAGACAGAAATTTCATGTCCCTTTTTGGCATCTACTGTGAGACTCTGAGGCATTTCTGCCATTCCACTGGGATCACACGTAATTTTGTTTCCAAGACCAGATTTTCTTTTTTGCCTTTCTGTTGTATATACTAGAATTAGAGACATGCTTGACTCATTTTATGTAACACTACTTGACTGAATTCTTTGTTTCAATGAAGAAAAGACACTGAGATTGATTCTTTGTAATCTTTTTCAATCTGATTCTCAGTAGTAAATGGAACCAGTAGCCGCCATTACTTTAGTGGAATGTAAGACATATGAGTACAAGAAAAATTGATATCCTTTCATTGAATGCCTTCTTTgacaaaagttttcaaaataCTAGCCTCATGTAAATTGGATAAACTGGTTGATTTTGCATTCATATTGCGAAGACAAGACCTATGGTCATAGTTCTCTAATAACTAGTACAAAGACCAACACATTTTCTGAAGAAATTGTCTCTAAATTCATCAAACATCTTCCTTGTTAACAACATCAATTTAATTCTGTGTTTAGTCATTCATTTCATGATATCTGACAAAAGAGGATCGATTTGTTTGTGAGCTGAATGTTTCCTGATTTGTTATTTTACCTATGTATCACTAGACTTGGTCACTGACCAACTAAAATATGGTAGGCTCTAAAGGCCTACCATATTCATTTTAATGGGATCAATTGACCAACGGGAGGCCAATTCAATGTCTTCCCAGAAAATGATGCAAAACTAGGTTTTACCTAATCTTCCTTTGGCTTCAGCATGAAGCTCTTCAAAGGAGACAGGAAACTTCATGTGGATTGCCGACTGTCATCTAAAAGAGACACTAAAAAAAATCCTGTTATGCAAACAAAATGTTTGCCTGTGGCCACATTGAGTCTTTCCCTTTGTCTAGTCACTTATTGTAAAAGCACTCAGCTGGTATCAGTTGTTATTTCTCTTACTGGGCCCATTTTAGATTTGACAAGAGTTCTGTTGTCCTGTTTGTCAGAGTTACAAGGTTGTCTGATAATGGAATGGTCGATTGACCTAAAAATGTTTATATCTAGTATACAAATATGTGCAGTTCCATTTTGTTATCAGGGATTTTTCTTTCCAAGAACCAAGTTCAGGGAATGATTTTTATAATCTACTTATCTCTGTAGACTATGTAGTATGTACCAGTTGGTGTGATAAAATCACCATCCTATGTGGTGAAATAGTTCTGAAATCTGATGTTAACTTGTTAGTTAAATACGAAACGGAGATGCTCCATATACTAGAAGGGAGGGATTCTTTTCCGAggtgtttttttatttgaacaTAGGGACGTTTTCCACTAATGCAAGGTATGGTAGAATGTGCTTTGTTCAGTAGAATTGTTTAGTTAATACTACCCTAGCagaggaaatgatgaaactttTGGCAATATTTACTTCAACTATTGTAAGCAGCCATGGTtatgttagatttttttttgacaccCTATGCTAAAAGTAATAGAGTAACTGTTAGGTTTGCTTTTCAAAAAAACTGTAAGGTTTTATCATAtgctttattttttgggaattcACTGGAGTTTTGGGATATTATTTACTAGACAATCGAGTTAGCGGTGACATTAGTATTGAAGAAATCTTGGGATATACACAACAAAACAAAATACAAATGCTGTAGCAAAAAATAAACAACTTTCTTATTCATACGATCTATGACTAAAAACAATCATGTCATGTTTCTTATTGCATGGACTACTAGCGCCGTACCTACATATAGGTTCAATGTTGCTTACTTTGTTTACTAGGACAAAATTAGTGTTGTCTTCAGACTGAGTATAAGTACAAATGTATCAGATAGGCTAACATATCCTTGTAAACTGTCCTGTTTGTGAATGTTTCAGGATTATTGTGGCCATGGTTATAGCCTTTGAGAGCGTGATCTCTTGGTCAGTTCAATTCTTGTTGCTTACTATTTTCTTTATATTTTGAAGCCTGTCACTTATCTATTGATGTCTATCGTCCTTGTCAGGATGCCGATGTATTCAGAAATGAAGCTGGCTTTCTTTGTCTATCTCTGGTACCCCAAAACAAAGGTACGAAAACATGTTTGTTCGTTCAGATTTTACCTTCTCCAGCAAACCATACCTTTGTTCGGCTCAAAATCTGCTTTATCTTCACCGCATCCACAGGGAAGTGATGTTGTATATGACACCTTTCTTCGGCCCATAGTGATGCAATATGAACCAAACATCGAGCAGAGGCTACTGCATCTGAGGGCGAAATCTGGGCAACTGCTTAGCTTCTACTTGAAGAATTTCGCAGACAAAGGGACAGCCTTCTTCATGGATGTCCTCCGCTATGTCGTATCAGATAAACCTGAAGGATCCAATGCAGAGGTAACAACAATTTCTCTATCAGACCTACAAAGTATAGCTATACTGTGTACTATATTCCCTCCTTGCTCCAACATGACACTTTATGTTCTTGACTGAATTTCTGCACGCGGGGTAGTTTTGACTTTTGGCACTAAATTTGTTCTTCTCATCTGTGTTAAATTGCTATAGGTTATGGTTTACGGAAAACAATTGACACTGTTTGTTCTTGGTAAAGTTCATGTTCTATCATCCTATGCACCTAGTATGGCTGCTATAAATAAATTTAATAACACCACATTTCATGTAGATTCATTAGATTTTCTTACTGATCAAATTTAGTTTCATTGATTAGCTATCCTACAATAAAAAAACTGCTGCTCATTTGAATGCAACCCAATCGAAGTATCACAATCAGAAACTCAATTGGAAGCCTACATTTTACCAGCGACACCCCAAATTAAGCTTTGGTTGAAAATTTTGCCCTTTTTTCATAATCATATTGTACCAAAATCTCATCAACATACTCCAACTTTATTTTTGCCAACCTTTTTCTTTGGGATGAACCATGGCATCTGTTTGTCACATCTGAAGAAACTCCAACCCGCATCGAACAAACTGTTGCTAACAAAGAAAGCCCAGCCCTCCAACCCTGCCAAGTGCCAACTCACTCCCCCCCTCGGTTTCCCTCTCACCGCCCCACTTTGACAAGCAGACAGCGGCATTATCCACCAACTCGTCCATGCCCAGTGCCTGCCAACTGCCAGGGGCTCGTCTGCCCGGCTGCCCCCTCTCCCCGACCTCAAGCTGAGGCCACAGCTGCTCGCCCATGCAGGTGCGGCCCCTGCCTGCCCCTGTCAGCCTCTCGCTGCTCCCATTCAATCCTGGCCCACTGGACAGTGACGCGCAAACGGCTCTGGCACAAACGCGCAACTgggaaagcag
The nucleotide sequence above comes from Panicum virgatum strain AP13 chromosome 3K, P.virgatum_v5, whole genome shotgun sequence. Encoded proteins:
- the LOC120696762 gene encoding putative HVA22-like protein g isoform X1, which encodes MLGELLSKILLLLFGYAMPAFECFKTVEARPNDAPMLRFWCQYWIIVAMVIAFESVISWMPMYSEMKLAFFVYLWYPKTKGSDVVYDTFLRPIVMQYEPNIEQRLLHLRAKSGQLLSFYLKNFADKGTAFFMDVLRYVVSDKPEGSNAEQRNKKSGWSPFATKRRPPSPPPQESIFESNPDAAVVAEALRATIGAAGGGARPRRAPNGKHY
- the LOC120696762 gene encoding putative HVA22-like protein g isoform X2 yields the protein MLGELLSKILLLLFGYAMPAFECFKTVEARPNDAPMLRFWCQYWIIVAMVIAFESVISWMPMYSEMKLAFFVYLWYPKTKGSDVVYDTFLRPIVMQYEPNIEQRLLHLRAKSGQLLSFYLKNFADKGTAFFMDVLRYVVSDKPEGSNAERNKKSGWSPFATKRRPPSPPPQESIFESNPDAAVVAEALRATIGAAGGGARPRRAPNGKHY